Part of the Streptomyces sp. WMMC500 genome is shown below.
ACGGCTACCGGCTGAAGGAGGAGACGCCGTGAGGCGGCCCCGGCTGCCGCTCCCGGCGTTCGTCCACACCATCCGCTTCCGGCTCACCGTGCTCTACTCGGTGCTGGTGTTCTGCCTGACCGCGCTGGTGCTCGGCGGCGCGTACGTCGCGGTGCAGCGCAGCGGCGACGCCCAGCCGGTCAGCAAGGAGCTGCGGGCCGAGAAGCGCGTCGACGGCGTACGGGTCGGGGACATCGACGTCGTCAAGGCCGAGGACGTCGAGGCCGCCGTCAACTACGAGACGCTGGGCAACCTGCGCACCTTCTCCTTCGCCGTCCTCGGCGGCGTGGCCGTCGCCAGCCTCGGCACCGGCTGGGTGCTCTCCGGCCGGGCACTGCGCCCCGTACGCGCCATCGCCCGCACCGCCGAGGAGATCCAGGCCGGCAGCGACCTCTCCCGCCGCATCCGGCTCGACGGCCCCCGCGACGAGCTGCGGATGGTCGCCGACACGGTCGACTCGATGCTCGACCGGCTCGACGGCGCGTTCGCCGCGCAGCGGCAGCTCGTGGACGACGCCTCGCACGAGCTGCGCACCCCGCTGGCCATCATCCGGGCCAACCTCGACGCGGTGCTCACCGTCGAGGAGTCGGAGCCGGAGGAGCGCCGGCGGGCCGTCGCCGTCGTCGACCGGGCCACGACGCGGATGACGAGGCTGGTGGAGGACCTGCTCGCGACCGCGCGCCGGTCGGCCGCCGCGTTCGCGGACGCGGACGTGGACCTGGCGGCGGTGGCGGACGAGGCGTGCGAGGAGTTCGCGCCGCTGGCGGCGGAGCGCGGGCTGTCGATCCGCCGCCGGCTGGACGAGGGCCTGGTGCTCATCGGCGACCCGTACGCGCTGCGCCGCGCCGTCGGCAACCTGCTCTCCAACGCGGTACGCCTCGCGCCCCCCGGCACCGGCATCACGGTCGCGGCCGGCCGTGCGGAGGGCTGGCTGTGGATCGCCGTGCAGGACGCGGGGCCCGGCATCGGCGAGGGCGAACAGGCCCGGGTCTTCGACCGGTTCTGGCGCGGCGACACCGGACAGGAGGGCCGGCCCCGCGATCGGCACGCGGGTCTTGGCCTGGCGATCGTGCGGCAGATCGTGGAGTCGCACGGCGGCCGGCCGCGGCTGTTCTCGCGGGTGGGCGCGGGCAGCACGTTCGTGCTGTGGCTGCCCGACCCCGGCGCGGCGGCCGGGGCGCGCGGTGCCGGCGGGCCGCCGGACGAACTGCCCGCCGGGATGCGCGGCGCGGGGGACGACCGGCCGGGTGACGGCGGGGCCGGAGACGGGGGGCCGGGAGACGGGGGTGCGGCGGAGGTGCTGCAGAAGTAGGCGCCGCCGCGCGGCGGCGGTTCGTACCGCCGGACGGGTCCTAGGCCGCGGACTTCACCTTCGTGGCGTACACGTCGACGTACTCCTGGCCGGAGAGCCGCATGACCTCGCTCATCACCTCGTCGGCCACCGCCCGCAGCACGTACCGGTCGCGGTCCATGCCCTCGTAGCGGGAGAAGTCCAGCGGCTCCGCGAAGCGCACCGTGAACCGGGCGATCCGCGGCCGGCCCGCGCCGCCCGGCTGGATCTTCTCCGTGCCCACCATCGCGAACGGCACCACCGGCGCGCCGGTCATCAGCGTCAGCCGCGCCACGCCCGTACGCGCCCGGTACAGCCGGCCGTCGGGGGAGCGGGTGCCCTCGGGGTAGATGGCGAAGACCCGGCCCTCCTCCAGGATCCGGCGCCCGGTCATCAGCGCCGCGACGCCGCCCCGGCCGCCGTCCCGGTCCACCGGGATCATCCCGACCGAGGTGAAGAACCAGGCCATCAGCCGGCCCTTGACCCCCTTGCCCGTGACGTACTCGTCCTTGCCGATGAAGAACACCGGCCGCTTCACGACCAGGCCGAGGAACATCGAGTCCACGAACGTGAGGTGGTTGCCGGCGAGGACGACCGGGCCCGTGCCGGGGATGTGCTCGTGGCCCTCCACCCGGGGGCGGTACAGGACACGCATGAGCAAGCCGAGAAACGCCTTGATCAGAATGCGGAACAAGGAAGGATCCTCCGGTCGGGACGGTGACGCCTGCGACGATACCCGCCTGTCCGCGCCCTTCCCACCCCGGATTCAACCGGCCGAGACGCAGTGTTGCCGTTGATTTCACGAGCACGCCCGCCGCAGGTCTCCCGCGTCCCCGCCGGTGCGCCCTAGCATCGGGCCGTCTTTTGTCGAGGCGCCGGTGGGGCGCGGGTACGGCGGAGAGGTAGCTGACATGAGCGACGGCGGTACGGAGCGGCGGCAGCCCGGCAGACGGGCGGTGCTCGGCGCGGCGGCGCTGGGCGGCGCGGTGGCCGCGGCGGGCCTGCCCGGTACGGCGCGGGCCGAGGGCGGGTCCGGCGGCCACGGCGGGCCGGGGCGGGGCGGGCGGCTGCCGAACCCGGCGGTGATCGCGCACCGCGGGGCCAGCGGCTACCGGCCGGAGCACACCCTCGGCGCGTACCAGTTCGCCCTCGACATGGGCGCCGACGTCATCGAGCAGGACCTCGTGCCGACCAGGGACGGCCACCTCGTCTGCCGCCACGAGAACGAGATCGGCGGCACCACCGACGTCGCGGACCACCCCGAGTTCGCCGGCCGCAGGACCACCAAGACGGTCGACGGCGCGAAGATCACCGGCTGGTTCACCGAGGACTTCACCCTCGCCGAGCTGAAGACGCTGCGCGCCACGGAGCGCATCCCGGACGTACGGCGGCGCAACACCCTCTACGACGGCCGCTGGGAGGTGCCCACCTTCGAAGAGGTGCTGCAGTGGGCGGAGCGGCAGCGGCGCGGTACCGGCCGGGCGGTCTACCTCCACGTGGAGACGAAACACCCGAGCTACTTCCGCTCCATCGGCCTGGAGTTGGAGAAGCCGCTGGCGCGGCTGCTGCGCCGCTACGGCCGGGACGAGCGCAACTCGCCCGTCTTCCTGCAGTCGTTCGAGCCCACCAGCGTCGAGCGGCTCGCCGGGCTCGTCGACTCCCCGGTCGTCGTGCTGCTCGGCGCGGCGTCCTCGCGGCCGTGGGACTTCGTCGAGGCGGGCGACCCGCGCACCGTCGCCGACCTGGTCAGGCCCGAGGGGCTGGCGTGGATCGCGGGCTTCGCCAAGGGCATCGGGCCGACGCTCGACCTGATCATCCCGAAGGACGCCACCGGCAAGCTGCTGGAGCCCACGACCCTCGTCCGCGACGCGCACGACGCCGGGCTGGTGCTGCACCCGTACACGATGCGCAACGAGAACAGCTTCCTGCCCGCGGACTTCCGCACCGGCACGGACCCGGCGCAGTACGGCGACGCCTTCGGCGCCTTCCAGGTCTACTTCGAGACCGGCATCGACGGCATCTTCACCGACAACCCCGACACCGGGCTGCTCGCCCGCGACGACTTCCTCGCGCGGGACTGACCGTCACGGGCCGCCGGGGGCGGCCGGCGGCCCGTCCGCCCGTCGCCCCCGGCCGGTCCCGCACCCGGCCCACGTACCCGGACATCTCAGGCGAGTTGGCAATATCACAGGGAAGCCTCGGCCCGGTACGTAGCCACGGCACGACCGCTCCGCGCAGAATGCTCCCGGCAGAGGTTGGGCCGGGTGAAGTGCGGGGAAACACGCGGTAGGCCGCAAGTTCTTGCGGTCTGTCTACCGGGTGCACTTGAGGAGGCGGGCGCGGCATGGGCAAGAGTGTGACGATCACGCCGGCGACGAACGACGACGCCGAGCAAGTCCTGAAACTCCAGTACCTCTGCTACCAGGCCGAGGCCGCGCTGTACGGCGACTACCGCATACCGCCGCTCACCGAGACCCTCGACGAGCTGCGGGCGGAGTTCGACCGGGGCGCCGCCGTCGTCGCCCGCCTCGGTGACGAGGTCGTCGGCGCCGTCCGCGGCACGGTCGAGGTCAACGGCACCGCCGTCATCGGCCGGCTGATCGTGCACCCCAGGATGCAGGGCCACGGCCTCGGCGCCCGGCTGCTGCTCGCCATGGAGGTCCTGCTCGCCGAGGGTGGGAACCCCGTCAAGCGCTTCCAGCTCTTCACCGGGCACCGCAGCGAGGCGAACCTGCGGCTGTACCGGCGGCTGGGCTACGAGCCGGTGGGCACGGAGAAGGTCAGCGCGCGGCTGAGCCTGGTCACTTTGGAGAAGGCTCCGCGGGGCGCCGCTCAGGCGGCTGTCTCCTCAGCCACCACAGCCCGATGACCGGCAGGATCACGGGCAGGAAGAGGTAGCCGCGGCCGTAGTCGGACCACACGGTCTGGTCCGGGAACTCGGACGGCTGCACCTCCGTCCACGTGCCGATCGTCAGTACGCCGATCAGTTCGGCGGTGATGCACCACAGTGCGAGCCGGCGTGCCGTCTCACCGCCGCGGGCGAGGGCGGCGGTGATGAAGACGTAGACGACGGCGGCCAGCGCGGAGAGCACGTACGCGAGCGGAGCCTCGTCGAACTGCGTGCTGAGCTGGTAGACGGCCCGCGAGGTCGCGCCGACCGCGAAGACGCCGTACAGCGCGAGGATCAGCCGCCCGGGCCCGCTGGACAGCCCGGTGCGCCCCTGCTCGCGCGGCTCCCCGGCCGCCGGCTGTCGCTCAGCCACCGCCGCCCGCCCAGATGTCGTGCAGCCGCACCTGCAGCACGGCCAGGACGAAACCCCCGACGGCCACCGTCGCCGAGCCCCAGCGGCTGCGCTCCGACAGCGACAGCAGGCCGGTCGCGGGCACCGCGAACCCCGCCGCGAGGAGGTAGGCGACGAACACCGCCGTGCCCTCGTCCGGGTCCTCGCCGCGGCCGAGCTGTACCAGGCCGACGACCACCTGAACCAGTGCGAGGAAGGTCACCACGGCCATGCCGATGAAGTGCCAGTCCTTCGTGGGCTCATCCTTGACGGCGGCGTACCCGCACCAGGCCGCGAGGGCGAGCGCCGCCACCGCGACGGCGATCGTCAAGGGGAGGAACATGACTCGACCTTACTGCGTCGTCGCCCGCCCCCCGATCCGGGTCCCGGCACCGTCCGTACGCTCCGGGCCCACGCCCCCGCGGCCGTGGCGTTGACCACAGCGCCCACCCCGCACCGGCCCGCCGGATTCTCCGCCCGGAACCGTATCCATGCAGGTCACAGCCGTATACGGGGGCGATGGCGGCGGTCCGTCCTGCGCTGTCCGGAATGCGGACGGCGGTCCCGGCCCGCGCCGGCGATCTGTTTTACTGGCCCGCATGACCACGACGAGCAGCCGCACCCGTGCGACCGAGGCGAGCAGCATGACGCCCGGTGCTCGTTGTATGTGTCGAATGCACCCCTGAGGGCCCCCGCCACGAGACTCGCGCCCCGAAGCGAGACCGCGGGCCGCTCCGCCGCCGTGCCCCGCACGGCCGTGCCGGGAGCCGGGCCCGCGGGCCCCGGGCCGCGCCGCGCCGCCGCCCGGAGCATCCACGCCTGCACCCACCCCCAGCAGCGCGCCCCGCCGTGGGCGCGCCGTGCCCGTCCGCGCCCGCGGCGGGCACCCGAGAGCAATGGAACCCACGTGATCACAGTCACGGACCTGAAGAAGGTCTACCGCTCCCGCGGTCGCGAGACCGCCGCGCTCGACGGCGTCGACCTGCGCGTACGCGAAGGCGAGGTCTTCGGCGTCGTCGGCCGCAGCGGCGCCGGCAAGTCCACCCTCATCCGCTGCGTCAACCTCCTGGAGCGCCCCGACTCCGGCACCGTCACGGTCGCGGGCCAGGACCTCACGGCCCTGACCGGCCGCGAGCTGCGCGCCGCCCGTACCCGTATCGGCATGATCTTCCAGCACTTCAACCTGCTGAGCGCCCGCACCGTGCAGGACAACGTCGAACTGCCGCTGGAGATCCTGGGCCTGTCCGGGCAGGAGCGCGCCCGCAAGGCGCTCGACCTCCTCGACCTCGTCGGGCTGGCCGACCGCGCCAGGGCCTACCCGGCGCAGTTGTCCGGCGGCCAGAAGCAGCGGGTCGGCATCGCCCGCGCGCTCGCCGGCGACCCGCAGGTGCTCCTCTCCGACGAGGC
Proteins encoded:
- a CDS encoding HAMP domain-containing sensor histidine kinase encodes the protein MRRPRLPLPAFVHTIRFRLTVLYSVLVFCLTALVLGGAYVAVQRSGDAQPVSKELRAEKRVDGVRVGDIDVVKAEDVEAAVNYETLGNLRTFSFAVLGGVAVASLGTGWVLSGRALRPVRAIARTAEEIQAGSDLSRRIRLDGPRDELRMVADTVDSMLDRLDGAFAAQRQLVDDASHELRTPLAIIRANLDAVLTVEESEPEERRRAVAVVDRATTRMTRLVEDLLATARRSAAAFADADVDLAAVADEACEEFAPLAAERGLSIRRRLDEGLVLIGDPYALRRAVGNLLSNAVRLAPPGTGITVAAGRAEGWLWIAVQDAGPGIGEGEQARVFDRFWRGDTGQEGRPRDRHAGLGLAIVRQIVESHGGRPRLFSRVGAGSTFVLWLPDPGAAAGARGAGGPPDELPAGMRGAGDDRPGDGGAGDGGPGDGGAAEVLQK
- a CDS encoding lysophospholipid acyltransferase family protein, with the translated sequence MFRILIKAFLGLLMRVLYRPRVEGHEHIPGTGPVVLAGNHLTFVDSMFLGLVVKRPVFFIGKDEYVTGKGVKGRLMAWFFTSVGMIPVDRDGGRGGVAALMTGRRILEEGRVFAIYPEGTRSPDGRLYRARTGVARLTLMTGAPVVPFAMVGTEKIQPGGAGRPRIARFTVRFAEPLDFSRYEGMDRDRYVLRAVADEVMSEVMRLSGQEYVDVYATKVKSAA
- a CDS encoding glycerophosphodiester phosphodiesterase — encoded protein: MSDGGTERRQPGRRAVLGAAALGGAVAAAGLPGTARAEGGSGGHGGPGRGGRLPNPAVIAHRGASGYRPEHTLGAYQFALDMGADVIEQDLVPTRDGHLVCRHENEIGGTTDVADHPEFAGRRTTKTVDGAKITGWFTEDFTLAELKTLRATERIPDVRRRNTLYDGRWEVPTFEEVLQWAERQRRGTGRAVYLHVETKHPSYFRSIGLELEKPLARLLRRYGRDERNSPVFLQSFEPTSVERLAGLVDSPVVVLLGAASSRPWDFVEAGDPRTVADLVRPEGLAWIAGFAKGIGPTLDLIIPKDATGKLLEPTTLVRDAHDAGLVLHPYTMRNENSFLPADFRTGTDPAQYGDAFGAFQVYFETGIDGIFTDNPDTGLLARDDFLARD
- a CDS encoding GNAT family N-acetyltransferase — encoded protein: MGKSVTITPATNDDAEQVLKLQYLCYQAEAALYGDYRIPPLTETLDELRAEFDRGAAVVARLGDEVVGAVRGTVEVNGTAVIGRLIVHPRMQGHGLGARLLLAMEVLLAEGGNPVKRFQLFTGHRSEANLRLYRRLGYEPVGTEKVSARLSLVTLEKAPRGAAQAAVSSATTAR